The sequence AGCAGGCCTGCCACACTGGTCACTTCGCCGAAGGTGACGTTGCGAATGGCGCGCACTTCCAACTCCAGGCCTCCGATGGCCCGCAGCGGCTCTACGGCGCGGTCCAGCGTTTCAGCGAACAGGCTGCCGGTGCCCAGAATCACTTTCATCGGCTGCGGCAGGGCGGCAGGCAGGTCTGCCGGAATCCCTTCGGTCAGGAAATCGCGCACCATGCCCACGCCGTTTTCCAGCATCGGGAAACCTTCGTACTCCTCTTCGCTGGGCAGCGGCTCACCGGCCAGCAGATAGAACTCGTCGCTGGGAAAGACGAAGCGGGTGCCCTTCTCCGCCAGGAAACGCCGGCGCCACACGTTCAGGCGGGCCAGGGTGTCGCGGGCTTCCTCGCGGGTAAAGGTACGCACGTCGGCCAGGTTCTTGCGGTGCCCGGTCAGCCCGATAGGCACCACCGCCGCCGAAATCACGTTGGGGCGGCTGGCGAGGTACTCCACCGTGCCGTCCAGCTCCTCGCGGTCGTTGCGCTCCGGCAGCAGCACCACCTGGGTATACAGGTCAATGTCGCTCAGGCGCTCAATCATGTGCTTGATGTCCACCGAGGCCTCGTCCTTTACCTTCAGCTTCCACCAGTTCATCATGTCCTGGCGCAGGTCCTGGTTGGTGGTGTGCACCGACACGTACAGCGGCGAGAGATTCTCGTCCAGAATGCGCTGCACATCGGCTTCCGACAGGTTGGTCATCGTCACGAACGACCCGAACAGGAACGACAGCCGGTAGTCGTCGTCCATGATGTACAGGCTCTTGCGAAACCCCTTGGGCATCTGGTGCACGTAGCAAAAGTCACACTTGTTGGCGCACTTCTTGATGCCGTCGAACAGCACGTCCTCGAACTCGATTCCCGGGTCTTCCCAGCTGACGGTGAAGGTCCAGACCTGCTCGAACTCGGGCAGCGGGGGCTGTCCTACCGGGCGCCAGGTCTTGTCGCGCCCGATGCCGGGCATCCCGAACGGCGCCGGCTGCAGCTCGGCGGGGCGGCCCAGCTCCAGTTCCACGTCGCCTTCGGTAAGGATGCGGCGGTAGGCCAGCACGTCGGTCACGGCTTGGCCATTCATCCGCAGCAGCATGTCGCCGGGGCGTACACCGGCCTGTTCGGCCGCGCCGCCCGGCTCGACCGCCTTGATGCGGGCAGGGAAAATTTCAGTTTCCGGCATGGGTCGTTGGGTCTGAGCCGTCATGGTAGGGCTCCTTTCGGGAGTCTGGGCAGAGGGTATGGGGGCGCAGGACAGCCACGCTCCAAACAGCAGGCCCGCAACATCTTCCGGGTCTGCTCGCCGGGCTCCGGGTCAGCCGTTCAGACACATGCGGGCAGGGCCGGAGCGGAGAGAAGCGGGAGGCGGAGGGAGCCTCGCCAGCCGCAAGGGGGGGGGCTGGCCGCCCTGGTCAGGCCGCCTGCTTCCCAGCCTCGGCAGCCACACAATCGGGAAAGTATAGGAGCTGGCCGCCCCAGAGGGTGTGAGCTGAATTGGAATGCAGCCTGTGGCCTTCAGGCCGGGCCCAGCAGCAGCTCCAGCCCCCGCGAGGCCGTCTCGCGCAGGCTGAGGCTGGCAAAGGGTGTCAGGGGTGTCTTATCCGGGTTGATTTCTATCACCCGGCCACCTGCCCGCTGGGTCAGGGAAGCCAGACCGGCAGCCGGATACACCACACCGCTGGTGCCGATGACCAAGGCCAGCTCGGCCTGCATGAACGCCTGCTCGGCAGCGGCCAGGGCGTCTTCCGGCAGGAATTCACCGAACCAGACGATATGAGGCCGCATCCGGTGACCGGCGGGCGACTGCGGCGGCAAGGTCAGCGGAGGAGGGGCAGGCAGGGGCAGGACTTCGCCCGTCACCTCGTCGCGGGCCAGGCCAAGATTGCCGTGCAGCTCCACCAGCTGCCCGCCCTGAGCCCCGCTGCCGGCGCGGGCATGCAGACCGTCTACATTCTGGGTCGCCAGGAAAAAGCCGGCTCCTTTTTGCCGCTCCAACTCGGCCAGCAGGGTATGAGCGCGGTTGGGCTGCGCGGCCAGCACGTCGCGGTAGCGCCCGGCGTACCACTCCCACACCAGCTCCGGGTCGGCAGCGTAAGCGGCGGGGCTGGCGAGGTCTTCGGGCCGGAAGCGGGCCCAGTGGCCGGTCTGGGCATCCCGGAAAGTGGGAATGCCGCTTTCGGCACTTACGCCTGCGCCGGTCAGTACAGCGACGCGGTGAGCGGCTTGCAGGGCAGTGCGGGCAGCGGCAAGGTCC is a genomic window of Deinococcus proteolyticus MRP containing:
- a CDS encoding DUF512 domain-containing protein is translated as MTAQTQRPMPETEIFPARIKAVEPGGAAEQAGVRPGDMLLRMNGQAVTDVLAYRRILTEGDVELELGRPAELQPAPFGMPGIGRDKTWRPVGQPPLPEFEQVWTFTVSWEDPGIEFEDVLFDGIKKCANKCDFCYVHQMPKGFRKSLYIMDDDYRLSFLFGSFVTMTNLSEADVQRILDENLSPLYVSVHTTNQDLRQDMMNWWKLKVKDEASVDIKHMIERLSDIDLYTQVVLLPERNDREELDGTVEYLASRPNVISAAVVPIGLTGHRKNLADVRTFTREEARDTLARLNVWRRRFLAEKGTRFVFPSDEFYLLAGEPLPSEEEYEGFPMLENGVGMVRDFLTEGIPADLPAALPQPMKVILGTGSLFAETLDRAVEPLRAIGGLELEVRAIRNVTFGEVTSVAGLLTGRCFRHGIQPGEADLLLVPPTTLRYGTELMLDDLSLTELRADLKMDIRAGGSTLGELARVILEGAQSSGPQWGMSAHAVKEERGRA
- a CDS encoding SIR2 family NAD-dependent protein deacylase yields the protein MDLAAARTALQAAHRVAVLTGAGVSAESGIPTFRDAQTGHWARFRPEDLASPAAYAADPELVWEWYAGRYRDVLAAQPNRAHTLLAELERQKGAGFFLATQNVDGLHARAGSGAQGGQLVELHGNLGLARDEVTGEVLPLPAPPPLTLPPQSPAGHRMRPHIVWFGEFLPEDALAAAEQAFMQAELALVIGTSGVVYPAAGLASLTQRAGGRVIEINPDKTPLTPFASLSLRETASRGLELLLGPA